One stretch of Cheilinus undulatus linkage group 5, ASM1832078v1, whole genome shotgun sequence DNA includes these proteins:
- the LOC121509296 gene encoding UDP-glucuronosyltransferase 2A1-like, with translation MKQEECFSLSLLLLLCATWSANGGNILVWYTEGSHWINMKPVLETLINRGHRVTVLVPSSSMFMNSSEPSRFGYEPFNVSASLEEMVAFFEEYLHFSMYEIDHLSYLQTYIKYMDIMRTDLQFSLKSLDGVLKSETVMAKLREAKYDLLFSDPIYPGSDLLADLLDIPLVFSLRFSLAHNWERYCAQLPAPPSFVPGTMSKLTDEMDFPERVWNFLFYALQDLAIYDVYWKELNKYYSDYKGTPTSACEMMGRADLWLIRTYWDFEFPRPFLPNFKFVGGIHCRPAKPLPEDMEEFVQSSGDAGIVIFTLGSFIQNITEERGNMIASALAQIPQKVLWRYGGKKPTKLGANTRLYDWIPQNDLLGHPKARAFITHGGTNGIYEAIYHGVPMVGLPMFADQPDNLVHVEAKGAAIVLNLNFIKTEDLRDAVNAVINKKSYKENAMRLSSIHHDRPMKPLDEAVFWIEYTMRNKGAKHLRVQAHELTWYQYHSLDVLAFLLSIVLLMIFILIKTCKFCFRRCCGRRRNVKKKAE, from the exons ATGAAGCAAGAGGAGTGTTTCTCCCTTTCCCTCCTTTTGCTTCTTTGTGCCACATGGAGCGCAAATGGAGGGAACATTTTGGTGTGGTACACCGAAGGCAGCCACTGGATTAACATGAAGCCTGTGCTGGAGACACTGATCAACAGGGGACACAGGGTGACGGTTCTTGTGCCGAGTTCTTCAATGTTCATGAACTCTAGTGAGCCTTCACGCTTTGGCTATGAACCTTTCAATGTCTCTGCCTCGCTGGAAGAAATGGTGGCATTTTTTGAAGAATACCTTCACTTTTCAATGTATGAGATTGACCATTTGAGCTACCTGCAGACTTACATCAAATACATGGATATAATGAGGACCGACTTGCAGTTTTCTCTTAAGAGCTTGGACGGAGTGCTGAAATCAGAAACTGTCATGGCAAAGCTGAGGGAGGCAAAATATGACCTTCTCTTTTCTGACCCAATCTATCCAGGTAGTGACTTACTGGCAGATTTACTGGACATCCCATTGGTGTTCTCCCTGCGCTTTTCTCTAGCCCATAACTGGGAGAGATATTGTGCTCAATTACCAGCACCACCTTCATTTGTCCCGGGCACAATGAGCAAACTGACTGACGAGATGGACTTCCCAGAGAGGGTGTGGAACTTCCTTTTCTATGCACTGCAAGACCTTGCCATATACGATGTTTATTGGAAAGAACTCAATAAATATTACTCTGACTACAAAG GAACACCGACAAGTGCTTGTGAGATGATGGGAAGAGCAGATCTCTGGTTAATACGAACCTACTGGGATTTTGAGTTCCCTCGGCCTTTCCTCCCAAACTTCAAATTTGTTGGTGGAATCCACTGCAGACCTGCTAAACCTTTACCAGAG GATATGGAAGAGTTTGTACAAAGTTCTGGCGATGCTGGAATTGTGATCTTTACTTTAGGATCGTTTATTCAGAACATcacagaagagagaggaaatatgATAGCCTCAGCCCTCGCTCAGATCCCACAAAAG GTGCTGTGGAGATACGGTGGGAAAAAACCAACCAAACTCGGTGCCAACACCAGGCTATATGACTGGATTCCCCAGAATGACCTATTGG gTCACCCTAAGGCCAGAGCTTTCATCACCCATGGTGGCACAAATGGGATTTATGAGGCCATCTACCATGGAGTTCCCATGGTGGGCTTGCCCATGTTTGCTGACCAGCCTGATAACCTGGTCCACGTTGAGGCTAAGGGAGCAGCAATTGTCTTAAACTTGAACTTCATAAAGACAGAGGACCTTAGGGATGCAGTCAACGCTGTCATAAACAAGAAATC gTACAAGGAGAATGCCATGCGGCTGTCCAGCATTCACCATGACAGACCAATGAAGCCTCTAGATGAAGCTGTTTTCTGGATTGAATACACCATGAGAAACAAAGGGGCCAAGCACCTCAGGGTGCAGGCCCATGAGCTCACCTGGTATCAGTATCACAGCCTGGATGTCCTGGCATTTCTCCTCTCCATTGTGCTGCTCATGATTTTCATCCTCATTAAGACATGCAAATTCTGCTTCAGGAGGTGCTGTGGTAGAAGgagaaatgtaaagaaaaaagctGAGTAA
- the zgc:152968 gene encoding RNA exonuclease 1 homolog isoform X2, translating into MFPSAGLFANTNCPFTKHGLCERPHCFYKHGTELDVFGDCKSSIVDLTGDQNDYPYDLAVSVNDDTKDDCRKQLERLNKEIETVRHEVEQEQRRLSHYQTVQADSRNTLPRSSVSRSKTTGKNIDKDALSTSFKKTNSCTRKYVVDNSKPRTDLEYDPLSNFSAGLRSYSSSGKGKDCKSLKRGRNAVHCVEKETVDCQAPDRLDGSYEDCQLIIDVPSSPDKKRGKAKDHCDSVLDKEKEFKETKASPILLDSPPLQHLKTEVTSPLASKLKENNVQNNCGKSQSLSSFHESKECENVCINGSGIDFTKCLEEEESKEISNLKTPVTQVEKSPKPAGPPATTDQHNQNLNYLVVKKVPQSANKMYPLQPCYYQSKNSLFYKAPEVHTEVQNRHHVTQSTTTEQPAQNMIGDHWSSTNILPTQQLHSQKTSKILAQEKTFVNHSSLERSLDPVEPASGCSQAQAQHSSSASRLTNKVESPHATTEQPSGTDYNKEVIIIESSSDDDELNYSDIELSDSDPMEECYRIFMEANVEDKESVEHCDDSVRAINVEEQTLNVKPSAMAGRKRVAHEVKHIESAAKSRPQPQVLVPLCGPAVSGFAPQPSITTKIQQVQQRASILTASVKGSQAFVSSTCQRKTETQSVSSLPTQTPENLLSAAVQNAAMNYIPLGTAMIDMGSNVHLILPEGTFPLSVTSSSSQVTSVLTPITQVYTSPVTVKQAYNPPLLNPVQRYRTTAPVLIPAQVRKPTFNSTSALAHPSPVSCAPQSAASSTAKTVPSKRKLKQQSEPPKDKVPHAIRQRYVNMFTEEFLKTSANVNEAFEKALAEEKTLYNRSINKIKYQSVVVNALKRLKNQSAAVAKYQTEVNSQRSKGNIPLNLKKFEGNDDMPFYESLKDYILTEERLIENNYPVKHPEKPGYAVLFADSKKVNTDSCKRVCCRCGATYSVSQTGKHVRKEECVYHYGKGVTNRVPGGVETRYSCCEGVMGAPGCQVFQLHVHDSLSMDGFVSTIPRKPSDRSRPGVYSLDCEMCYTIHGLELSRVTVVNSSLQVIYDTFVRPDNEVIDYNTRFSGISENDVKDNHTSLREVQKVLLSFIKADTILIGHGLETDLCALKLLHGTVVDTSVIFPHCLGPPHKLTLNSLTAEYLRRIIQESVCGHDTAEDAVACMELMLWKLKEDGKLKK; encoded by the exons GAGACCAAAATGACTATCCATATGATTTGGCTGTATCAGTAAATGATGACACCAAAGATGACTGCCGTAAGCAGCTGGAGAGGCTCAACAAGGAGATTGAAACTGTGAGACACGAGGTGGAGCAGGAGCAGAGGCGATTATCCCACTATCAGACGGTACAGGCAGATAGCAGAAACACTCTACCAAGGTCCTCTGTTTCAAGGTCCAAGACAACCGGTAAAAACATTGACAAAGACGCTTTGTCCACAagctttaaaaagacaaactccTGTACAAGGAAGTATGTGGTTGACAACTCAAAACCAAGGACTGATTTGGAGTATGACCCTCTGTCAAACTTTTCTGCTGGCTTGCGGTCCTACAGCTCATCAGGGAAAGGGAAAGACtgtaaaagtttgaaaagaggaagaaatgcTGTTCATTGTGTTGAAAAGGAGACGGTTGATTGTCAGGCTCCAGATCGACTTGATGGCTCTTATGAAGACTGTCAACTGATTATTGACGTTCCTTCCTCACCTGACAAGAAGAGAGGGAAAGCTAAAGATCATTGTGATTCTGTTCTTGACAAAGAAAAGGAATTCAAagagactaaagcttcaccaatTTTACTTGATTCTCCACCGCTGCAACATTTGAAAACTGAGGTTACATCTCCACTTGCATCAAAGctgaaagaaaataatgttCAAAACAACTGTGGCaaaagtcaaagtttgtccaGTTTTCATGAGAGCAAAGAAtgtgaaaatgtttgcattaatgGAAGTGGTATTGACTTTACTAAATGTTTAGAAGAAGAGGAGAGTAAGGAAATAAGTAATTTAAAAACTCCTGTAACACAAGTGGAGAAAAGTCCTAAACCTGCAGGTCCTCCTGCAACCACAGATCAGCACAATCAAAACCTGAACTACCTGGTGGTGAAAAAAGTACCCCAGAGTGCTAATAAGATGTATCCCCTGCAGCCTTGTTATTATCAGTCAAAGAATTCACTTTTCTATAAAGCTCCAGAGGTTCACACAGAAGTACAAAACCGGCATCATGTCACCCAGTCCACGACCACAGAGCAGCCAGCTCAGAATATGATAGGTGATCATTGGTCTTCAACAAATATTTTACCAACACAACAATTACATAGCcagaaaacaagcaaaatacTGGCGCAAGAGAAGACTTTTGTTAATCATTCTTCACTTGAAAGATCCCTGGATCCAGTCGAACCAGCCTCAGGCTGCAGCCAAGCTCAGGCTCAGCACAGTTCTTCAGCATCAAGATTGACAAACAAGGTTGAATCACCACATGCAACAACAGAGCAACCTTCTGGGACAGATTATAACAAAGAGGTTATAATCATTGAATCCAGCTCTGATGATGATGAGCTCAACTACTCAGATATAGAGCTGTCAGACAGTGACCCAATGGAGGAATGCTACAGGATCTTCATGGAAGCAAATGTTGAAGATAAGGAAAGTGTGGAGCATTGTGATGATTCT GTTAGAGCTATAAATGTGGAGGAGCAAACACTGAATGTCAAACCATCAGCAATGGCAGGAAGGAAGAGGGTGGCTCATGAAGTCAAACATATAGAG TCTGCAGCTAAGAGCAGACCTCAACCTCAGGTGCTGGTTCCCTTGTGTGGACCTGCAGTGTCAGGATTTGCTCCCCAGCCCTCCATCACTACTAAGATCCAGCAGGTACAGCAGAGAGCCTCGATTCTTACCGCTTCAGTCAAGGGCAGCCAGGCTTTTGTTTCCTCCACCTGTCAGAGgaagacagagacacagagtGTATCTTCTCTACCGACTCAAACTCCTGAAAACCTGCTGTCAGCTGCTGTCCAAAATG cTGCCATGAACTACATACCTTTAGGAACTGCCATGATAGATATGGGAAGCAACGTACACTTGATCCTTCCTGAGGGCACCTTCCCTCTTTCTGTGACCTCCAGTTCCAGCCAAGTTACTTCTGTGCTAACTCCAATAACTCAAGTGTATACAAGCCCTGTCACCGTGAAACAAGCATACAATCCACCTTTACTTAACCCTGTGCAAAGGTACCGCACAACAGCACCTGTGCTCATCCCAGCACAGGTACGCAAACCCACATTCAACTCTACCTCAGCATTAGCACATCCAAGTCCAGTATCCTGTGCTCCTCAATCTGCTGCCAGTTCTACTGCTAAG ACAGTTCCTTCTAAACGTAAACTGAAGCAGCAGAGTGAGCCCCCAAAAGACAAAGTGCCCCACGCCATTAGACAGCGTTATGTTAACATGTTTACAGAGGAGTTTCTGAAAACATCAGCCAATGTCAATGAAGCCTTTGAAAAG GCACTTGCTGAAGAGAAGACTTTGTACAATCGCAGTATCAACAAAATCAAATATCAGAGTGTTGTAGTGAATGCTTTAAAGAGGCTGAAAAACCAAAGTGCTGCTGTTGCCAAAT ATCAAACCGAGGTCAACAGCCAAAGATCCAAGGGCAACATCCCACTTAACCTGAAGAAGTTTGAAGGAAATG ATGACATGCCATTTTATGAGAGTTTAAAGGACTATATTTTGACTGAGGAAAGGCTGATTGAGAACAACTATCCTGTCAAACACCCTGAGAAACCTGGTTATGCCGTACTTTTCGCTGACTCAAAGAAAGTGAACACTGACT CCTGCAAGAGGGTCTGTTGCCGGTGTGGGGCCACATACTCTGTGAGCCAAACAGGCAAACATGTCCGTAAAGAGGAGTGTGTTTACCACTACGGTAAAGGAGTCACAAATAGAG TGCCAGGTGGAGTCGAAACCCGCTACAGTTGCTGTGAGGGTGTCATGGGAGCACCTGGATGTCAGGTGTTTCAG CTGCATGTCCATGATTCCCTCAGCATGGATGGCTTTGTGTCAACCATTCCAAGAAAACCTTCAGATAGGAGCCGTCCTGGAGTCTATTCTTTGGATTGTGAAATG tgCTATACAATTCATGGTCTGGAGCTGTCCAGAGTGACAGTGGTGAACTCTAGTCTGCAAGTTATTTATGACACCTTCGTCAGACCTGATAATGAGGTTATCGACTATAACACCAG GTTTTCAGGCATCAGTGAGAATGATGTGAAGGATAACCATACCTCCCTCAGAGAGGTGCAGAAGGTCTTATTGAGCTTCATTAAAGCTGACACCATACTGATTGGACATGGCCTTGAAACAGACCTCTGCGCCCTGAAG ttgcTTCATGGGACTGTGGTGGACACATCAGTCATCTTTCCCCACTGTCTGGGCCCCCCTCACAAACTCACCCTCAACAGTCTCACTGCTGAATATCTCAGGAGGATCATCCAGGAGAGTG TGTGTGGACATGACACTGCAGAAGATGCTGTTGCCTGCATGGAGCTTATGTTGTGGAAGCTTAAAGAAGATGGAAAACTGAAGaaatga
- the zgc:152968 gene encoding RNA exonuclease 1 homolog isoform X1, whose product MFPSAGLFANTNCPFTKHGLCERPHCFYKHGTELDVFGDCKSSIVDLTGDQNDYPYDLAVSVNDDTKDDCRKQLERLNKEIETVRHEVEQEQRRLSHYQTVQADSRNTLPRSSVSRSKTTGKNIDKDALSTSFKKTNSCTRKYVVDNSKPRTDLEYDPLSNFSAGLRSYSSSGKGKDCKSLKRGRNAVHCVEKETVDCQAPDRLDGSYEDCQLIIDVPSSPDKKRGKAKDHCDSVLDKEKEFKETKASPILLDSPPLQHLKTEVTSPLASKLKENNVQNNCGKSQSLSSFHESKECENVCINGSGIDFTKCLEEEESKEISNLKTPVTQVEKSPKPAGPPATTDQHNQNLNYLVVKKVPQSANKMYPLQPCYYQSKNSLFYKAPEVHTEVQNRHHVTQSTTTEQPAQNMIGDHWSSTNILPTQQLHSQKTSKILAQEKTFVNHSSLERSLDPVEPASGCSQAQAQHSSSASRLTNKVESPHATTEQPSGTDYNKEVIIIESSSDDDELNYSDIELSDSDPMEECYRIFMEANVEDKESVEHCDDSVRAINVEEQTLNVKPSAMAGRKRVAHEVKHIESAAKSRPQPQVLVPLCGPAVSGFAPQPSITTKIQQVQQRASILTASVKGSQAFVSSTCQRKTETQSVSSLPTQTPENLLSAAVQNAAMNYIPLGTAMIDMGSNVHLILPEGTFPLSVTSSSSQVTSVLTPITQVYTSPVTVKQAYNPPLLNPVQRYRTTAPVLIPAQVRKPTFNSTSALAHPSPVSCAPQSAASSTAKTVPSKRKLKQQSEPPKDKVPHAIRQRYVNMFTEEFLKTSANVNEAFEKALAEEKTLYNRSINKIKYQSVVVNALKRLKNQSAAVAKYQTEVNSQRSKGNIPLNLKKFEGNADDMPFYESLKDYILTEERLIENNYPVKHPEKPGYAVLFADSKKVNTDSCKRVCCRCGATYSVSQTGKHVRKEECVYHYGKGVTNRVPGGVETRYSCCEGVMGAPGCQVFQLHVHDSLSMDGFVSTIPRKPSDRSRPGVYSLDCEMCYTIHGLELSRVTVVNSSLQVIYDTFVRPDNEVIDYNTRFSGISENDVKDNHTSLREVQKVLLSFIKADTILIGHGLETDLCALKLLHGTVVDTSVIFPHCLGPPHKLTLNSLTAEYLRRIIQESVCGHDTAEDAVACMELMLWKLKEDGKLKK is encoded by the exons GAGACCAAAATGACTATCCATATGATTTGGCTGTATCAGTAAATGATGACACCAAAGATGACTGCCGTAAGCAGCTGGAGAGGCTCAACAAGGAGATTGAAACTGTGAGACACGAGGTGGAGCAGGAGCAGAGGCGATTATCCCACTATCAGACGGTACAGGCAGATAGCAGAAACACTCTACCAAGGTCCTCTGTTTCAAGGTCCAAGACAACCGGTAAAAACATTGACAAAGACGCTTTGTCCACAagctttaaaaagacaaactccTGTACAAGGAAGTATGTGGTTGACAACTCAAAACCAAGGACTGATTTGGAGTATGACCCTCTGTCAAACTTTTCTGCTGGCTTGCGGTCCTACAGCTCATCAGGGAAAGGGAAAGACtgtaaaagtttgaaaagaggaagaaatgcTGTTCATTGTGTTGAAAAGGAGACGGTTGATTGTCAGGCTCCAGATCGACTTGATGGCTCTTATGAAGACTGTCAACTGATTATTGACGTTCCTTCCTCACCTGACAAGAAGAGAGGGAAAGCTAAAGATCATTGTGATTCTGTTCTTGACAAAGAAAAGGAATTCAAagagactaaagcttcaccaatTTTACTTGATTCTCCACCGCTGCAACATTTGAAAACTGAGGTTACATCTCCACTTGCATCAAAGctgaaagaaaataatgttCAAAACAACTGTGGCaaaagtcaaagtttgtccaGTTTTCATGAGAGCAAAGAAtgtgaaaatgtttgcattaatgGAAGTGGTATTGACTTTACTAAATGTTTAGAAGAAGAGGAGAGTAAGGAAATAAGTAATTTAAAAACTCCTGTAACACAAGTGGAGAAAAGTCCTAAACCTGCAGGTCCTCCTGCAACCACAGATCAGCACAATCAAAACCTGAACTACCTGGTGGTGAAAAAAGTACCCCAGAGTGCTAATAAGATGTATCCCCTGCAGCCTTGTTATTATCAGTCAAAGAATTCACTTTTCTATAAAGCTCCAGAGGTTCACACAGAAGTACAAAACCGGCATCATGTCACCCAGTCCACGACCACAGAGCAGCCAGCTCAGAATATGATAGGTGATCATTGGTCTTCAACAAATATTTTACCAACACAACAATTACATAGCcagaaaacaagcaaaatacTGGCGCAAGAGAAGACTTTTGTTAATCATTCTTCACTTGAAAGATCCCTGGATCCAGTCGAACCAGCCTCAGGCTGCAGCCAAGCTCAGGCTCAGCACAGTTCTTCAGCATCAAGATTGACAAACAAGGTTGAATCACCACATGCAACAACAGAGCAACCTTCTGGGACAGATTATAACAAAGAGGTTATAATCATTGAATCCAGCTCTGATGATGATGAGCTCAACTACTCAGATATAGAGCTGTCAGACAGTGACCCAATGGAGGAATGCTACAGGATCTTCATGGAAGCAAATGTTGAAGATAAGGAAAGTGTGGAGCATTGTGATGATTCT GTTAGAGCTATAAATGTGGAGGAGCAAACACTGAATGTCAAACCATCAGCAATGGCAGGAAGGAAGAGGGTGGCTCATGAAGTCAAACATATAGAG TCTGCAGCTAAGAGCAGACCTCAACCTCAGGTGCTGGTTCCCTTGTGTGGACCTGCAGTGTCAGGATTTGCTCCCCAGCCCTCCATCACTACTAAGATCCAGCAGGTACAGCAGAGAGCCTCGATTCTTACCGCTTCAGTCAAGGGCAGCCAGGCTTTTGTTTCCTCCACCTGTCAGAGgaagacagagacacagagtGTATCTTCTCTACCGACTCAAACTCCTGAAAACCTGCTGTCAGCTGCTGTCCAAAATG cTGCCATGAACTACATACCTTTAGGAACTGCCATGATAGATATGGGAAGCAACGTACACTTGATCCTTCCTGAGGGCACCTTCCCTCTTTCTGTGACCTCCAGTTCCAGCCAAGTTACTTCTGTGCTAACTCCAATAACTCAAGTGTATACAAGCCCTGTCACCGTGAAACAAGCATACAATCCACCTTTACTTAACCCTGTGCAAAGGTACCGCACAACAGCACCTGTGCTCATCCCAGCACAGGTACGCAAACCCACATTCAACTCTACCTCAGCATTAGCACATCCAAGTCCAGTATCCTGTGCTCCTCAATCTGCTGCCAGTTCTACTGCTAAG ACAGTTCCTTCTAAACGTAAACTGAAGCAGCAGAGTGAGCCCCCAAAAGACAAAGTGCCCCACGCCATTAGACAGCGTTATGTTAACATGTTTACAGAGGAGTTTCTGAAAACATCAGCCAATGTCAATGAAGCCTTTGAAAAG GCACTTGCTGAAGAGAAGACTTTGTACAATCGCAGTATCAACAAAATCAAATATCAGAGTGTTGTAGTGAATGCTTTAAAGAGGCTGAAAAACCAAAGTGCTGCTGTTGCCAAAT ATCAAACCGAGGTCAACAGCCAAAGATCCAAGGGCAACATCCCACTTAACCTGAAGAAGTTTGAAGGAAATG CAGATGACATGCCATTTTATGAGAGTTTAAAGGACTATATTTTGACTGAGGAAAGGCTGATTGAGAACAACTATCCTGTCAAACACCCTGAGAAACCTGGTTATGCCGTACTTTTCGCTGACTCAAAGAAAGTGAACACTGACT CCTGCAAGAGGGTCTGTTGCCGGTGTGGGGCCACATACTCTGTGAGCCAAACAGGCAAACATGTCCGTAAAGAGGAGTGTGTTTACCACTACGGTAAAGGAGTCACAAATAGAG TGCCAGGTGGAGTCGAAACCCGCTACAGTTGCTGTGAGGGTGTCATGGGAGCACCTGGATGTCAGGTGTTTCAG CTGCATGTCCATGATTCCCTCAGCATGGATGGCTTTGTGTCAACCATTCCAAGAAAACCTTCAGATAGGAGCCGTCCTGGAGTCTATTCTTTGGATTGTGAAATG tgCTATACAATTCATGGTCTGGAGCTGTCCAGAGTGACAGTGGTGAACTCTAGTCTGCAAGTTATTTATGACACCTTCGTCAGACCTGATAATGAGGTTATCGACTATAACACCAG GTTTTCAGGCATCAGTGAGAATGATGTGAAGGATAACCATACCTCCCTCAGAGAGGTGCAGAAGGTCTTATTGAGCTTCATTAAAGCTGACACCATACTGATTGGACATGGCCTTGAAACAGACCTCTGCGCCCTGAAG ttgcTTCATGGGACTGTGGTGGACACATCAGTCATCTTTCCCCACTGTCTGGGCCCCCCTCACAAACTCACCCTCAACAGTCTCACTGCTGAATATCTCAGGAGGATCATCCAGGAGAGTG TGTGTGGACATGACACTGCAGAAGATGCTGTTGCCTGCATGGAGCTTATGTTGTGGAAGCTTAAAGAAGATGGAAAACTGAAGaaatga